The Lewinellaceae bacterium genome has a segment encoding these proteins:
- a CDS encoding 1-acyl-sn-glycerol-3-phosphate acyltransferase: MRQNEYRIRKRYRLLVDVGLFIFNKIFRVNGHLSEEVKKLDGPYLLLSNHIGTYDPFIISYFLKKKPHFISSDAIFRDPFFGYFLKRLGVIPKKKNVRDTQVIRDMVAVANAGGALGLFPEGTRSWTGTTLHIEPSIAKLVKLLELPVVTAKMKGMHLTNPRWAFKLRKSAIQIDYSLTLSKDDILKASSPEVLEKIRAAIFHDEVEYQRDKCNKIRGNSRAEYLSYVLFHCPACKSIGKIESTGNDFVCTACGQKHHVNPFGFFEKTEGKGDSFDNIRDWFDWQRTTFENFIQEQFRRKTYAPLFTDESMEVYRANHEKMEHLGSATISFYINRLLIRFENGKQMEMPIEHIQTLNPQLRERIEIIFKDHHYRITSHKPGISGLKWEIAVNAIWQLTGQGFKQSTYLVR; the protein is encoded by the coding sequence ATGAGGCAAAACGAATACAGGATCAGGAAACGCTACCGGCTATTAGTAGATGTGGGGCTTTTTATTTTCAATAAAATATTCAGGGTCAATGGCCATCTAAGTGAGGAGGTAAAAAAGCTCGACGGGCCATATTTGTTACTATCAAACCATATTGGCACTTATGATCCGTTTATCATCAGTTATTTCCTGAAGAAGAAGCCCCATTTTATCTCCTCGGATGCCATCTTTCGGGATCCGTTTTTCGGCTACTTTCTGAAACGTTTAGGGGTCATTCCGAAGAAAAAAAATGTGCGCGACACCCAGGTGATCAGGGATATGGTTGCTGTGGCAAATGCTGGCGGCGCTCTGGGATTATTTCCTGAAGGCACCAGGAGCTGGACGGGCACAACCCTTCATATAGAACCCTCCATTGCCAAACTGGTTAAATTGCTGGAACTGCCCGTAGTGACGGCCAAAATGAAAGGAATGCATCTCACCAATCCCAGGTGGGCCTTTAAACTCCGAAAATCTGCCATCCAAATCGATTATTCCCTGACCTTATCGAAAGATGACATCCTGAAAGCTTCCTCCCCGGAAGTGCTGGAAAAAATCAGAGCCGCTATTTTTCATGACGAAGTGGAGTATCAAAGGGATAAATGCAACAAAATTCGTGGCAATTCCCGCGCAGAATACCTGAGTTACGTACTTTTCCACTGTCCGGCCTGCAAAAGTATCGGTAAAATCGAATCCACAGGCAATGATTTTGTTTGTACCGCCTGTGGACAAAAACACCATGTGAATCCCTTTGGCTTTTTTGAAAAAACGGAAGGTAAAGGCGATTCTTTTGACAATATCCGCGATTGGTTTGATTGGCAAAGAACCACCTTTGAAAATTTTATACAGGAGCAGTTTCGCAGAAAGACGTATGCGCCCTTGTTTACAGATGAATCTATGGAAGTGTACCGGGCAAACCACGAAAAAATGGAACACCTTGGGTCCGCTACGATCAGTTTTTATATCAACCGGCTGCTCATACGTTTTGAGAACGGAAAACAAATGGAAATGCCCATCGAACATATTCAGACCCTTAATCCTCAGCTTCGGGAAAGGATAGAGATTATTTTCAAAGACCATCATTACCGCATCACCAGCCATAAGCCCGGTATTTCGGGACTTAAATGGGAAATCGCCGTCAATGCCATCTGGCAATTAACCGGCCAGGGCTTTAAACAATCTACCTATCTCGTCAGATAA
- a CDS encoding RtcB family protein produces the protein MDNSKLKGKDLNKINFTSDQAKSMAIDIMSKYFKHTDKEEKLTLLEQVFINPEAYLEHPQLSRLAKVLFESPEEPQGTSYALNALPEDYKIFGKQFITENTIKQMDTAMRLPITVKGALMPDAHSGYGLPIGGVLATENAVIPFGVGLDIGCRMSLSLYDVPADFIKHNHYQVKIALKEQTHFGIGTKQDTYEAHEVLDRPEFREIGILKKLHGKAKSQIGTSGSGNHFVEVGVVELDEQNKFQMPAGQYVGILAHSGSRGLGAGIANHYTSIAIEKCWLPQGAKHLAWLDLDSEEGQEYWLAMNLAGDYAKACHDVIHRKMAKALGIRPVAKVENHHNFAWKEKQPDGRELIVHRKGATPAQEGVLGIIPANMCDPGYIVSGKGNDFSLNSASHGAGRKMSRNMVKQSITGSEVQKQLRQMGITLIGGGIDEAPLAYKNMEEVMNSQKDLVKIEGTFYPKIVRMDRG, from the coding sequence ATGGACAATTCAAAATTAAAAGGTAAAGACCTTAATAAAATAAATTTCACTTCAGACCAGGCGAAAAGTATGGCCATCGATATTATGAGCAAATACTTTAAGCACACAGACAAGGAGGAGAAATTAACCCTTCTGGAACAGGTATTTATCAACCCTGAAGCCTACCTGGAGCATCCGCAACTTTCCAGGTTAGCCAAAGTTTTGTTTGAGTCACCGGAGGAACCCCAGGGAACCTCCTACGCACTGAATGCCTTACCGGAAGACTATAAGATTTTTGGGAAGCAATTCATCACTGAAAATACCATCAAACAAATGGACACAGCGATGCGCCTTCCCATTACCGTCAAAGGAGCATTGATGCCGGATGCGCATTCCGGGTATGGACTACCGATCGGCGGAGTGCTGGCGACAGAAAATGCGGTCATTCCCTTTGGAGTCGGATTGGATATTGGTTGCCGGATGTCTTTGAGCCTCTACGATGTACCTGCAGATTTCATTAAACACAATCACTACCAGGTTAAGATCGCTTTAAAGGAACAGACGCACTTTGGTATTGGCACCAAACAAGATACCTATGAAGCGCATGAAGTGTTGGACAGGCCGGAATTCAGGGAGATTGGTATCCTGAAGAAACTGCATGGCAAGGCAAAATCGCAGATCGGGACTTCGGGCTCAGGCAATCATTTTGTTGAAGTGGGCGTAGTGGAACTTGATGAACAAAACAAATTCCAGATGCCTGCAGGGCAATATGTTGGTATCCTGGCGCATTCAGGTTCGAGGGGACTGGGTGCTGGGATTGCTAACCATTATACCAGTATTGCTATTGAAAAGTGCTGGCTGCCCCAGGGTGCAAAGCACCTTGCATGGCTCGACCTGGATTCCGAAGAAGGGCAGGAATACTGGCTGGCGATGAACCTCGCAGGAGATTACGCCAAAGCCTGTCACGATGTGATCCATCGAAAAATGGCCAAAGCATTGGGCATTCGTCCGGTAGCAAAAGTGGAAAACCACCACAATTTTGCCTGGAAGGAAAAACAGCCGGATGGACGGGAGCTGATTGTTCACCGCAAAGGAGCTACCCCCGCACAGGAGGGCGTTTTGGGAATCATCCCCGCCAATATGTGCGACCCGGGCTATATTGTTTCCGGAAAAGGGAATGATTTTTCATTGAACTCCGCTTCCCATGGAGCGGGAAGGAAAATGAGCCGAAATATGGTCAAGCAATCCATAACGGGGAGCGAGGTGCAAAAACAGTTGCGACAAATGGGAATTACGCTAATCGGCGGCGGTATCGATGAAGCGCCCCTGGCTTATAAGAACATGGAAGAAGTGATGAACAGCCAAAAGGATCTGGTAAAGATCGAAGGCACCTTTTATCCGAAAATCGTAAGAATGGATCGTGGGTAA
- a CDS encoding peptide chain release factor H, with translation MEKIIQISSGKGPEECQWVVAKVLKMFLAEARDKGLTCTVLQREEGVLNNTLKSATVQLEGPETGNYLKLWKGTVQWVGQSEFRKQHKRKNWFIGIYELDLSSEKFDLADKDFKYEPTRSGGPGGQHVNKVSTAIRAIHLPTGLAVLASDSRSQMQNKKMAKERLINMLKARQFQEKKASARSQWQNHFELERGNPVRILKGSDFKSEFVSKSYKSERLKNKKIIATKLFKVNNETDMK, from the coding sequence ATGGAAAAAATAATTCAAATATCATCTGGAAAAGGGCCCGAAGAGTGTCAATGGGTCGTGGCAAAAGTGCTGAAGATGTTCCTTGCAGAAGCGAGGGACAAGGGGCTGACCTGTACCGTTTTACAACGCGAGGAAGGTGTTTTGAACAACACCTTAAAATCGGCGACTGTCCAGCTGGAAGGTCCTGAAACCGGGAATTACTTAAAACTTTGGAAAGGCACCGTTCAGTGGGTCGGGCAAAGTGAATTCCGGAAACAGCACAAACGTAAAAACTGGTTCATCGGTATTTATGAACTGGACCTCTCCAGCGAAAAATTTGACCTTGCAGACAAGGATTTCAAATACGAACCTACCCGTTCCGGAGGGCCCGGCGGACAGCATGTAAACAAAGTAAGCACAGCCATCCGGGCCATACATTTGCCCACAGGCCTGGCCGTGTTGGCATCGGACAGCCGCTCGCAAATGCAGAACAAAAAAATGGCAAAAGAAAGGCTGATCAATATGCTCAAAGCCCGGCAGTTCCAGGAGAAAAAGGCAAGTGCACGGTCACAATGGCAAAATCACTTTGAACTGGAGAGAGGCAACCCGGTACGAATTTTAAAAGGCAGCGATTTTAAATCTGAGTTTGTTAGCAAAAGTTATAAATCTGAGCGACTGAAAAATAAAAAAATAATAGCGACCAAATTATTTAAGGTCAATAATGAAACCGACATGAAATAA
- a CDS encoding Txe/YoeB family addiction module toxin — translation MKIIWTMTAWKDYLYWQSKDKNKLKRINDLVKATLRDPFEGLGNPEPLKHELQGFWSRRIDSEHRLVYSYEEDSLLIISCRFHY, via the coding sequence ATGAAAATAATCTGGACCATGACTGCCTGGAAAGATTATCTTTACTGGCAGTCAAAAGATAAAAACAAGCTGAAACGGATAAATGATCTGGTAAAAGCCACCCTTAGAGATCCATTTGAAGGATTGGGTAACCCAGAGCCATTGAAACATGAATTACAGGGTTTTTGGTCCAGACGAATTGATAGTGAACATAGATTGGTGTATTCTTATGAGGAGGATTCCCTGCTCATTATTTCATGTCGGTTTCATTATTGA
- a CDS encoding type II toxin-antitoxin system Phd/YefM family antitoxin, translating into MKIVNYTDLRLNLKKWLDLVINDVEEVIIKRKDNKDLVLISLEEYNSLKETNYLLSGKNREILLKSLDEAKSGKTKEQDLIEE; encoded by the coding sequence ATGAAAATTGTCAATTATACCGATTTAAGGTTGAACCTGAAAAAATGGCTGGATTTAGTAATCAACGATGTTGAAGAAGTTATTATCAAAAGAAAAGATAATAAGGATTTGGTTTTGATTTCTCTGGAAGAGTACAATTCCCTGAAGGAAACGAATTATTTGTTGTCGGGAAAAAACCGGGAGATTTTACTGAAGTCTTTAGATGAGGCTAAAAGCGGGAAAACCAAAGAACAAGACCTTATTGAAGAATGA
- a CDS encoding AarF/ABC1/UbiB kinase family protein translates to MQHRKRARKAYFLTIGILLRYLWLFLVSKIVGQKYWDKRVEKLHHYAAGKIKTGLLELNGLFIKVGQLISILSNVLPEAFREPLESLQDQLPPRNFDEIKQTIAAEFGQPVENIFKNIEATPLACASIGQTHRATLKEGTEVVVKVQHKDIEQIAKTDLSVIQNLVRLITRFFSIGGMEYMYTQVRKMIDEELDYAMEARSMMIIAENLEEEDRVHVPKVFEEYSTKKVITSAYVDGVKISNTKQLDLWHIDRKDLAERFLRLYCKMIFETDVFHADPHPGNIFITQNGDICLLDFGAVTRLSPEMKTGLPEMAIAFTKNDTEGIVNAMKKMGFVGSGKEAQKLAEKLIEIGQHFLQHEIQIDSLNLEGIKIDPHSHIISKLLSAINFREISHTFQVPKDWILLQRVMLLVLGISNELDPKLNPLDVVQPYIRKIVLGQKGGFTNFILESIKSQAATLLAMPNDIKKALKRVNKDGIEVNFESLEHSNRLISNALQQLVFVILTIAGVFFANYYQTLGQVSAFNISVGGAIVFFVLFLRHYLVRKKQ, encoded by the coding sequence ATGCAACACCGAAAACGAGCCCGGAAAGCCTATTTCCTAACCATTGGCATTCTTTTGAGATACTTATGGCTGTTTTTGGTCAGTAAGATTGTCGGACAAAAGTACTGGGACAAAAGAGTAGAAAAGCTCCACCATTATGCTGCAGGTAAAATAAAAACCGGCCTGCTTGAACTCAATGGACTATTCATCAAAGTGGGGCAACTCATCTCCATCCTTTCGAATGTATTGCCCGAGGCTTTCCGGGAACCCCTGGAGTCCTTGCAGGATCAATTACCCCCAAGAAATTTCGATGAAATCAAACAGACCATAGCGGCCGAATTCGGACAACCGGTGGAAAACATTTTCAAAAATATCGAAGCCACGCCTCTGGCCTGTGCCTCCATCGGACAAACCCACCGCGCCACCCTTAAAGAGGGCACAGAAGTGGTCGTTAAAGTCCAACACAAAGACATCGAACAAATCGCCAAAACAGATCTTTCGGTCATCCAAAACCTGGTGCGGCTGATCACGCGTTTTTTTTCTATTGGCGGGATGGAATATATGTATACCCAGGTTCGTAAGATGATTGATGAGGAACTCGATTACGCTATGGAAGCCCGGTCGATGATGATCATTGCAGAAAATCTTGAAGAAGAAGATCGCGTGCACGTGCCTAAGGTTTTTGAGGAGTACAGCACCAAGAAAGTCATTACCAGTGCTTATGTGGATGGAGTCAAAATATCCAATACCAAACAGCTGGATCTATGGCATATCGATAGAAAAGACCTGGCAGAGAGGTTTTTGAGGTTGTATTGCAAAATGATTTTTGAAACCGATGTTTTCCATGCAGACCCCCATCCCGGCAATATTTTCATTACCCAAAACGGAGACATCTGCCTGCTTGATTTTGGAGCAGTCACCCGGCTGAGCCCCGAAATGAAAACAGGTCTGCCTGAAATGGCCATCGCCTTCACCAAAAACGATACGGAGGGCATCGTAAACGCTATGAAAAAGATGGGGTTTGTAGGGTCAGGAAAAGAAGCCCAAAAACTGGCAGAGAAACTCATTGAGATCGGTCAGCATTTTCTTCAGCATGAAATACAAATTGACAGCCTTAACCTGGAAGGCATTAAAATCGATCCACATTCCCATATCATTAGCAAATTGCTCAGCGCCATAAATTTCAGAGAAATTTCCCATACCTTCCAGGTCCCCAAAGACTGGATATTATTGCAGCGTGTCATGCTGCTGGTACTTGGCATCAGCAACGAACTCGACCCAAAACTGAATCCACTTGATGTCGTTCAGCCTTATATCCGGAAAATCGTCCTGGGGCAAAAAGGCGGCTTTACCAATTTCATTCTCGAATCCATCAAAAGCCAGGCGGCTACCCTTCTGGCTATGCCTAACGATATAAAGAAAGCCCTCAAAAGAGTCAACAAAGATGGGATCGAGGTAAACTTCGAATCACTGGAGCATAGCAACAGACTTATTTCCAATGCGTTACAGCAACTGGTATTCGTGATTCTCACCATTGCCGGGGTATTTTTTGCCAACTATTACCAAACCCTCGGGCAGGTTTCTGCATTTAATATTTCAGTAGGAGGAGCCATTGTATTTTTTGTGTTATTTTTGAGACATTATCTGGTTAGAAAAAAACAATAA